Proteins from a single region of Crassaminicella profunda:
- a CDS encoding DUF6054 family protein, whose amino-acid sequence MNQANFYVSLSPKDAYKMVMEKEDADLIHEELHELGNEKYMGILIFEKYYMRVGNRAALIVMIDNLKGQTEVRTVSTGSSPGMIFSFDWGASDDFVDSVKDILKKYII is encoded by the coding sequence ATGAATCAGGCTAATTTTTATGTAAGTCTTTCACCAAAAGATGCATATAAGATGGTGATGGAAAAGGAAGATGCAGATTTAATACATGAAGAGCTGCATGAGTTAGGTAATGAAAAATATATGGGCATATTGATTTTTGAAAAATATTATATGCGTGTAGGGAATAGAGCTGCATTAATCGTCATGATAGATAATTTAAAAGGACAAACAGAAGTAAGAACTGTTTCTACGGGGAGTTCTCCAGGAATGATTTTTAGCTTTGACTGGGGAGCTTCTGATGATTTTGTAGATAGTGTAAAGGATATACTAAAAAAGTATATTATTTAG
- a CDS encoding ATP-dependent DNA helicase: protein MSNTKEIKISVRNLVEFILRSGDLDASFRSMSRAVEGTRAHQKVQNAQDTNYEAEVTLKHKLEHEGFTFLIEGRADGIITEPCSICIDEIKSTTKPLESIDENYNEIHWAQAKVYAYIYALQNELDTIDVQLTYFQLETEKVKNIRKTFTFSHVEEFFCGIVDRYIIWARLTSDWCKLRDLSVKDLTFPFEKYRIGQRELAVSVYRTIKDQKKLFAQAPTGIGKTISTLFPTVKAFSEGHTSKIFYLTAKTITRQVAEEAFIKMREKGLRFKTLTLTAKDKICFKEERNCDPEYCEYAKGHFDRINGAILDILQNEDELSRRGIESYARKHHICPFELSLDLATWVDALICDYNYIFDPRVNLKGLFEFHNNDCTFLVDEAHNLVDRAREMFSATLYKKPFLDLKKVFKEDEPRIAKALDRLNKYMLKVKKLCEEKDFYIQKEMFEDILYLLNRLISESEEFLAEKKGKKGYQELLELFFDCLSFIRIAELYDDRYVSYVEKENKDILLKMFCLDPSYLLREAVKRGKSAIFFSATLSPIEYFKDILGGDIEDKSIILPSPFDQNNLCLMIASSISTKYKDREYSYYAVADYIKANISQKLGNYLVFFPSYKYMQEVYERFEEKYPEYRTIIQGNIMNEEQREDYLRAFEENPKIPLVGFAVMGGIFGEGIDLKGNRLIGAIIVGVGLPQICLERNIIKDYFNEKNNNGFNYSYIYPGMNKVLQAAGRVIRTEKDKGVVLLIDERFNYASYKRIFPREWNHRINIKSEEEMIQTLEKFHQKN from the coding sequence ATGAGTAATACAAAGGAAATAAAAATATCTGTTAGAAATTTAGTTGAATTTATTTTGCGTTCGGGAGATTTAGATGCAAGCTTTAGAAGTATGTCAAGGGCTGTAGAAGGTACAAGAGCTCATCAAAAGGTACAAAATGCACAAGATACCAATTATGAAGCTGAAGTTACGCTAAAACATAAACTTGAACATGAAGGTTTTACATTTTTAATAGAAGGGAGAGCAGATGGTATTATAACTGAGCCTTGCTCTATTTGTATAGATGAAATAAAATCTACTACAAAGCCCCTTGAAAGCATTGATGAAAATTATAATGAAATACATTGGGCACAGGCAAAAGTTTATGCCTATATATATGCTCTTCAAAATGAATTAGATACTATAGATGTTCAATTAACTTATTTTCAATTAGAAACGGAAAAAGTTAAAAATATAAGAAAAACTTTTACCTTCTCTCATGTAGAAGAGTTTTTTTGTGGTATTGTAGACCGGTACATTATTTGGGCAAGGTTAACTTCTGATTGGTGTAAACTTCGAGACCTTTCAGTAAAAGATTTAACATTTCCTTTTGAAAAATATCGGATTGGACAAAGAGAACTTGCCGTTTCAGTTTATAGAACTATTAAAGATCAAAAAAAGCTATTTGCACAAGCCCCTACAGGAATAGGAAAAACTATATCAACCCTTTTTCCAACAGTAAAAGCCTTTAGTGAAGGACATACATCAAAAATATTTTATCTTACAGCTAAAACCATTACGAGACAAGTTGCAGAAGAAGCCTTTATAAAAATGAGAGAAAAAGGATTAAGATTTAAAACATTAACCTTAACAGCAAAGGATAAAATCTGTTTTAAAGAGGAAAGAAACTGTGACCCAGAATATTGTGAGTATGCAAAGGGACATTTTGATAGAATAAATGGAGCTATTCTTGATATACTTCAAAATGAAGATGAATTATCAAGGAGAGGAATAGAAAGCTATGCAAGAAAGCATCATATTTGTCCTTTTGAGTTGTCATTAGATTTAGCTACATGGGTAGATGCCCTTATTTGCGATTATAATTATATATTTGATCCTAGAGTAAACTTAAAAGGTTTATTTGAATTTCATAACAATGATTGTACTTTTTTAGTGGATGAGGCACATAACTTAGTAGATCGTGCTCGTGAAATGTTTTCAGCAACTTTATATAAAAAGCCATTTTTAGATTTAAAAAAAGTATTTAAAGAGGATGAACCTAGAATTGCAAAAGCATTAGATCGACTGAATAAATATATGCTCAAAGTAAAGAAGCTTTGTGAAGAAAAGGATTTTTATATACAAAAAGAGATGTTTGAGGATATATTGTATTTATTAAATAGGCTTATATCTGAAAGTGAAGAGTTTTTAGCTGAAAAAAAAGGAAAGAAAGGATATCAAGAATTATTAGAATTATTTTTTGATTGTTTATCCTTTATAAGAATTGCAGAACTTTATGATGATAGATATGTAAGTTATGTAGAAAAGGAAAATAAAGATATATTATTGAAAATGTTTTGCCTTGATCCTTCTTATCTATTAAGGGAAGCTGTGAAGAGAGGAAAATCAGCCATATTTTTTTCGGCTACCTTATCACCTATAGAATATTTTAAAGATATTTTAGGTGGAGATATAGAGGATAAAAGCATTATATTACCTTCTCCCTTTGATCAAAATAATCTTTGCCTGATGATTGCGAGTAGCATTTCAACAAAATACAAAGATAGGGAATATAGCTACTATGCAGTAGCAGATTATATAAAAGCCAATATATCTCAAAAATTGGGAAATTATTTAGTGTTTTTTCCATCCTACAAATATATGCAGGAGGTTTATGAAAGATTTGAAGAAAAATATCCTGAATATAGGACAATCATTCAAGGAAACATCATGAATGAAGAACAAAGAGAAGACTATTTACGAGCATTCGAAGAAAACCCTAAAATTCCTTTAGTAGGTTTTGCTGTAATGGGAGGAATATTTGGTGAAGGAATAGATCTAAAGGGAAATAGGCTTATTGGTGCAATTATTGTAGGGGTAGGACTTCCTCAAATATGCCTTGAGAGAAACATTATAAAAGATTATTTTAACGAAAAAAATAACAATGGGTTTAATTATTCCTATATTTATCCAGGAATGAATAAGGTTCTTCAAGCTGCAGGAAGAGTTATTCGTACAGAAAAGGATAAAGGAGTAGTACTTTTAATAGATGAAAGATTTAACTACGCAAGTTATAAGAGGATATTTCCTAGGGAATGGAATCATAGAATCAATATAAAATCAGAAGAAGAGATGATTCAAACATTAGAAAAATTTCATCAAAAAAATTAG
- a CDS encoding sensor domain-containing diguanylate cyclase translates to MSILKKFLSFLKVKYARNSPKSCKKSYIQPEEIEIALKEREASLRCAQEIANLGSWDWDYQRNKLIFSDEMYRIFGMNKENFQGSIQYIVLTLIHPDYRILVSGVLRKITELGIMEAIEFKIMKLTGEERWIRANGALVYDDENRKKIIGTVQDVTEWKEAEIALQDNLKFLQTLIDTIPNPIFYKDINGVYKYSNTAHLEYLNLKREDVIGHNIYDILPKEMAEEHYKVDAELLKNKDKMVYDTKLKYADDELHDVIFTKAAFTNQEGQTKGIVGVIIDITERKKAEKSINRLLQLKEAMLEINHAILEINSINELFALVLKKVVTLMKNADLACVLVLDEEDNLKIAACTGYDEQKSKDYRIKLKDSFIWQKTKGEFEKTVVINDVQEILKEKFPSILENTEGIEVQSSMSAPIIIDGELYGLVNVDSHQKNVYDQRDLEMMEYMRNQIEIAVSKHKLYEQTIYLSRYDKLTNVYNRRYFEEVFDMYMKRATRYKECFLVVVFDLNGLKFVNDTYGHLAGDLFIKTFAKTINDNIRASDLFARYGGDEFIGVFFEVDLQVLVNKFEGLIEKFIHDPIVFGDNKIICSFSYGIADFPNEGKNYKELVKIADERMYIYKDKIKKRMKDQK, encoded by the coding sequence ATGTCTATATTAAAAAAATTTTTATCATTCTTAAAAGTTAAATATGCAAGAAATTCTCCTAAAAGTTGCAAAAAATCTTATATTCAACCTGAGGAAATAGAAATTGCATTAAAAGAAAGAGAAGCTAGTTTGAGATGTGCACAAGAAATTGCTAATTTAGGAAGTTGGGACTGGGATTATCAACGAAATAAACTCATTTTTTCTGATGAAATGTATCGAATATTTGGGATGAATAAAGAAAACTTTCAAGGAAGTATTCAATATATTGTTTTAACCTTAATTCATCCTGATTATAGGATATTAGTAAGTGGAGTTTTGCGAAAAATCACAGAATTAGGAATAATGGAAGCAATAGAATTTAAGATTATGAAATTAACAGGAGAAGAAAGATGGATACGGGCCAATGGCGCATTGGTCTATGATGATGAAAATAGGAAGAAAATTATTGGTACAGTTCAAGATGTAACAGAATGGAAGGAAGCTGAAATAGCTCTTCAAGATAATCTGAAATTTCTGCAAACTCTTATTGATACCATTCCTAATCCTATATTTTATAAGGACATAAACGGAGTTTATAAATATTCTAATACTGCTCATTTAGAATACTTAAATCTTAAAAGAGAAGATGTTATTGGCCATAATATTTATGATATATTACCAAAAGAAATGGCTGAGGAACATTATAAAGTTGATGCAGAGTTACTAAAAAATAAAGATAAAATGGTATATGATACAAAATTAAAATATGCAGATGATGAGTTACATGATGTTATTTTCACAAAAGCGGCATTTACAAATCAAGAGGGCCAAACAAAAGGGATTGTAGGTGTTATCATAGATATAACTGAGCGTAAAAAGGCAGAAAAAAGTATTAATCGATTATTGCAATTAAAAGAGGCTATGCTTGAGATTAATCATGCCATACTTGAAATTAATAGTATTAATGAGTTATTTGCATTGGTTTTAAAAAAGGTAGTAACATTAATGAAAAACGCAGATTTGGCATGTGTGTTAGTTTTAGATGAGGAAGATAATTTGAAAATTGCTGCATGTACAGGATATGATGAACAAAAATCTAAAGATTATCGTATCAAACTAAAAGATTCATTCATATGGCAAAAAACAAAAGGCGAATTTGAAAAGACAGTTGTGATCAATGATGTTCAAGAAATACTTAAAGAAAAATTCCCAAGTATTTTAGAAAATACGGAAGGGATTGAAGTACAATCTTCTATGAGTGCACCTATTATTATTGATGGTGAATTATACGGTTTGGTAAATGTAGATAGTCATCAAAAAAATGTGTATGACCAAAGAGATTTAGAGATGATGGAATACATGAGAAATCAAATTGAAATTGCTGTCAGTAAGCATAAGCTTTATGAACAGACCATATATTTATCAAGGTATGATAAATTAACGAATGTATATAATAGAAGATACTTTGAAGAAGTATTTGATATGTATATGAAAAGGGCTACTAGGTATAAAGAATGTTTCTTAGTAGTAGTATTTGATTTAAATGGATTAAAATTTGTAAATGATACTTATGGACACTTGGCTGGAGATTTATTCATTAAAACATTTGCAAAAACTATCAATGATAATATTAGAGCATCAGATTTATTTGCAAGATATGGAGGAGATGAATTTATAGGTGTTTTCTTTGAAGTAGATTTACAAGTTTTGGTAAACAAATTTGAAGGATTAATAGAAAAATTTATCCATGATCCAATTGTTTTCGGGGATAATAAGATTATTTGTAGCTTTAGCTATGGTATTGCAGATTTTCCTAATGAGGGCAAAAATTATAAAGAACTAGTAAAGATTGCAGATGAAAGAATGTATATTTATAAAGATAAGATAAAAAAAAGAATGAAGGATCAAAAATAA